The DNA region AAGAAATTGGAGTACGCCGTGCATTGGGTGCCACACCCTTTGAAATAAAACGGCAAATAGTGGTCGAAGCCGTGTTTTTAACCTTGGTAGCTGGGGTTATTGGAATTATTACCGGAGGCTGGATACTCATTACATTAGACTACTTTTTTGGGCAAGGCGATGAGGCGGCCATCGTGAACGCATCGGTGTCGATTTCGGTGGTTTTTGTGGCCTTGGTCATATTAGTCATCTTAGGAACATTAATCGGACTTATCCCAGCGTTTAAGGCCACCAGTGTAAAACCTATTGAAGCATTAAGAGAAGAATAAACAATCAAAAAAATGAATAAAACAGTAAGAATCATTTTAGTTTTAGTGGGCATTATAGCCTTGGCATTTGTGCTAAAATATTTTAAGGATGCCAATTCTAAAGACATTGTCGATTACAAGGTTGAAGAGCCCTTTTACACGTCGATAAACACCAAAGCTGTGGCCACGGGCAAATTAAACCCCGAGGAAGAAGTAGAGCTAAAACCGCAAATTTCGGGTATTGTCGATAAAATCGTGGTAGAGGAAGGCGACGTGGTAAAAAAAGGCGATTTAATTGCAACAATTAGGGTAGTGCCCAACGAGCAAAGTTTGGTGAGTGCCAAAAGCCGGATTGCATCTTCAAAATTGTCGTTCGATAATGCCAAAATTCTTTACAACCGTAATAAAGCCCTTTTTGACAAAGGCGTGATTTCTCAACAGGATTTTGAAAACAGCGAGCTGTCTTACAACCAAGCCAAGGAAACTTTGGCCCAAGCCCAGAACGATTATCAAATTATAAAACAGGGATCCATTTCGGGAGGTAGTTCGGCAAACACCAATATTGTAGCCCAAATTCAAGGCACTATTTTGGAGATTCCGGTTCGTGAGGGCGATCAAGTGATTCAAAGTAATAATTTTAATGCCGGAACCACCATTGCTGTTATTGCAGATATGAGCAAAATGATTTTTGAAGGTAAAGTAGATGAAGCCGAAGTAGGTAAATTGAAAGAAGGCAAAGAAATCAAAGTAGTTTTGGGCGCGATAAAAGATAAAGATTTTCCGGCTACGTTAACCTTCGTCGCTCCAAAAGGCATCGAAGAAAATGGTGCTGTACAGTTTACCATTAAGGCCGATGTGAAAATCGATACGGTTACCAATATCAGGGCGGGCTACAGTGCCAATGCCGAAATCGACCTTGAGGCCAAAGACAGCGTGCTGGCCATTCGCGAAGCCTTGCTGCAATACAACCGTATTACCGAAAAACCCTTTGTGGAAGTGCTCGATGGCGATAATAAATTCAAAAAAGAAGATGTGGAATTGGGTATTTCTGATGGTATTAATGTTGAGATTAAAGACGGTGTGAAAGAGGGCGAGAAAATCAAGGTTTGGAATAAAGCATCAAACGATAATAACGACGATGAAGATAAAAAAGAGCCGAAAGATGATTAAAAGTGAATACCAAAAATCAGGTTTGTGTTTGGCGCTACTTTTTGTATCGTTATTTTCATTTTCGCAGCAAAAAAAGTGGACGCTTCAGGAGTGTGTTAACCATGCCTTGGAGCATAACATCACTATTCAACAAAGTGAAAATACATTGTTGAGCAACGACCAGGATATTCTGGCGGCGAGAGGTCAGTTTTTGCCATCGGTGAGTGGTAGCATGGGCCAACGGATGAGTATTGGTTCGGGTTTCGATCCCGTTTCCAACCAGCGTATCAACAACCAAACCACGCATTCATTCAATTACAATTTAAGCGTTAGCCAGAATGTGTTCAATGGCTTCCGTACGCTGAACCAATACAAACAGTCGCAGCTCACCAAAGAAACCAATGCTTTGGAGTTAAGCAGAATAAAGGA from Tamlana crocina includes:
- a CDS encoding efflux RND transporter periplasmic adaptor subunit, with the protein product MNKTVRIILVLVGIIALAFVLKYFKDANSKDIVDYKVEEPFYTSINTKAVATGKLNPEEEVELKPQISGIVDKIVVEEGDVVKKGDLIATIRVVPNEQSLVSAKSRIASSKLSFDNAKILYNRNKALFDKGVISQQDFENSELSYNQAKETLAQAQNDYQIIKQGSISGGSSANTNIVAQIQGTILEIPVREGDQVIQSNNFNAGTTIAVIADMSKMIFEGKVDEAEVGKLKEGKEIKVVLGAIKDKDFPATLTFVAPKGIEENGAVQFTIKADVKIDTVTNIRAGYSANAEIDLEAKDSVLAIREALLQYNRITEKPFVEVLDGDNKFKKEDVELGISDGINVEIKDGVKEGEKIKVWNKASNDNNDDEDKKEPKDD